From a single Mycolicibacterium moriokaense genomic region:
- a CDS encoding SDR family NAD(P)-dependent oxidoreductase, translating to MQGFAGKVAVVTGAGSGIGQALAIELARSGASVAISDVDTEGLAVTEERLKAIGAPVKADRLDVTEREAFELYADSVVKHFGKVNQIYNNAGIAYVGDVEVTPFKDIERVMDVDYWGVVNGTKIFLPHLIASGDGHVVNVSSLFGIFSVPGQAAYNSAKFAVRGFTEALRQEMVAAGHPVKVTTVHPGGIKTAIMRNSTAAEGVDKEGLTKTFDTRLTITTPEKAAQIILDAVRKNRPRVLVGPDAKVLDLIVRITGSGYQRLFSTVMSRLVPNAH from the coding sequence ATGCAGGGCTTCGCAGGAAAGGTCGCCGTGGTGACCGGCGCCGGATCGGGCATCGGACAGGCGCTGGCGATCGAACTGGCCCGCTCCGGCGCCAGCGTGGCGATCAGCGACGTCGACACCGAGGGGCTCGCGGTCACCGAGGAGAGGCTGAAGGCCATCGGCGCGCCGGTGAAGGCCGACCGGCTCGACGTCACCGAGCGCGAGGCGTTCGAGCTGTACGCCGACTCCGTCGTCAAGCACTTCGGCAAGGTCAACCAGATCTACAACAACGCGGGCATCGCGTACGTCGGCGACGTCGAGGTCACGCCGTTCAAGGACATCGAACGAGTGATGGACGTCGACTACTGGGGCGTGGTCAACGGCACGAAGATCTTTCTGCCCCATCTGATCGCATCGGGCGACGGTCATGTCGTCAACGTGTCGAGCCTGTTCGGCATCTTCTCGGTGCCGGGCCAGGCGGCATACAACTCCGCGAAGTTCGCGGTGCGCGGTTTCACCGAGGCATTGCGTCAGGAGATGGTCGCCGCGGGCCATCCCGTGAAGGTGACCACCGTGCACCCCGGCGGCATCAAGACCGCGATCATGCGCAACTCGACGGCCGCCGAGGGCGTCGACAAGGAAGGTCTGACAAAGACTTTCGACACCAGGCTGACGATCACCACACCGGAGAAGGCCGCGCAGATCATCCTCGACGCCGTCCGCAAGAATCGGCCTCGCGTGCTGGTCGGCCCCGACGCCAAGGTGCTCGACCTCATCGTGCGCATCACCGGATCCGGCTATCAGCGGCTGTTCTCCACCGTGATGTCACGACTCGTGCCCAACGCGCACTGA
- a CDS encoding MFS transporter, whose protein sequence is MDQTLTPRHDDRDSGMRCATANPWHALWAMLVGFFMILVDATIVSVANPSIMTALGASYDSVIWVTSAYLLAYAVPLLVAGRLGDRFGPKNLYLLGLTLFTIASLWCGLADTIGMLIVARVAQGLGAALLTPQTLSTITRIFPAERRGVAMSLWGATAGVATLVGPLAGGVLVDGLGWQWIFFVNVPVGIVGVVLALRLIPNLESQMQRFDLLGMTLSGIGLFMIVFALQEGQSHDWAPWVWGTIAGGIGFMAAFLFWQYANPTDALVPLRIFGDRDFSLSNIGVATIGFVVTAMIVPVMFYAQQVCGLSPTRSALVVAPMAIASGVLAPLVGRIVDRSHPRPVIGFGFSLVAISMTWLSFEMTPTTPIWRIVLPLTVTGVGMAFIWSPLAATATRNLPPHLAGAGSGVYNTTRQVGSVLGSAGVAAFMTWRIGDELPPMAAELSGGDDMAMVLPPFLQGPFSAAMSQTLLLPAFIALVGVGAALFFLGFGDPRSTLLDSENDGYPVDPDDGFAPDEDDYVEYTVVWDGDESMVADSVPESDTEPVESRVPHEPYDAWRDGPDLDAPRWRQQGSILDFLRAESRVVSAEPIGFAHNGFHVDKEQRFQPLPRVEDDTPPVGRHSRHHRSSSGRRYRDDPDD, encoded by the coding sequence ATGGATCAGACCCTGACTCCCCGGCACGACGACCGCGACTCCGGGATGCGGTGCGCTACGGCGAATCCGTGGCACGCCTTGTGGGCGATGCTGGTCGGCTTCTTCATGATTCTGGTCGACGCCACCATCGTCTCGGTCGCCAATCCGTCGATCATGACCGCGCTCGGCGCCAGCTACGACTCGGTCATCTGGGTGACGAGCGCCTACCTGTTGGCCTACGCGGTGCCGCTGCTCGTGGCGGGCCGGCTCGGCGACCGGTTCGGACCGAAGAACCTTTATCTGCTGGGCCTGACGCTTTTCACCATCGCGTCGCTGTGGTGCGGGCTGGCCGACACCATCGGCATGCTGATCGTCGCCCGCGTCGCGCAGGGCCTCGGGGCGGCGCTGCTCACGCCACAGACGCTGTCGACGATCACCCGCATCTTCCCAGCCGAGCGCCGCGGGGTGGCGATGAGTCTGTGGGGCGCGACCGCGGGCGTGGCGACCCTGGTCGGTCCATTGGCCGGCGGTGTGTTGGTCGACGGGCTCGGGTGGCAATGGATCTTTTTCGTCAACGTGCCGGTCGGCATCGTCGGTGTGGTCCTGGCGCTGCGGCTGATTCCCAATCTGGAGTCGCAGATGCAGCGTTTCGACCTGCTCGGTATGACGCTGTCCGGGATCGGCTTGTTCATGATCGTGTTCGCCCTGCAGGAGGGGCAGTCGCATGACTGGGCGCCGTGGGTGTGGGGCACGATCGCCGGCGGCATCGGCTTCATGGCCGCATTCCTGTTCTGGCAGTACGCCAATCCCACCGACGCTCTCGTCCCGCTGCGCATCTTCGGCGACCGCGACTTCTCGCTGTCCAATATCGGTGTCGCGACAATCGGTTTCGTCGTGACCGCGATGATCGTGCCGGTCATGTTCTACGCGCAGCAGGTGTGCGGTCTTTCGCCGACGCGTTCGGCGTTGGTGGTTGCCCCGATGGCGATCGCATCGGGTGTGCTCGCACCGTTGGTCGGGCGGATTGTCGACAGGTCGCATCCCCGGCCCGTGATCGGCTTCGGTTTCTCGCTGGTCGCGATCTCGATGACATGGCTGTCCTTCGAGATGACGCCGACCACCCCGATCTGGCGAATCGTGTTGCCCTTGACGGTCACCGGCGTCGGCATGGCGTTCATCTGGTCACCGCTCGCGGCGACCGCCACCCGCAATCTGCCGCCGCACCTGGCGGGCGCGGGTTCGGGCGTCTACAACACCACCCGCCAGGTCGGCTCGGTGCTCGGCAGTGCGGGCGTGGCGGCGTTCATGACGTGGCGCATCGGCGACGAGTTGCCGCCGATGGCTGCGGAGTTGTCAGGCGGCGACGACATGGCGATGGTGTTGCCCCCATTCCTGCAGGGGCCGTTTTCCGCCGCGATGTCGCAGACGCTGTTGCTGCCGGCGTTCATCGCATTGGTCGGCGTCGGCGCGGCGCTGTTCTTCCTCGGCTTCGGCGATCCGCGATCCACCCTGCTCGACTCCGAAAACGACGGCTACCCGGTCGATCCCGACGACGGATTCGCGCCCGACGAAGACGACTACGTGGAGTACACGGTGGTGTGGGATGGCGACGAATCGATGGTGGCGGATTCCGTGCCAGAATCCGATACCGAGCCGGTGGAATCCCGTGTCCCGCATGAGCCCTACGACGCGTGGCGTGACGGGCCCGACCTCGATGCGCCGCGCTGGCGACAGCAGGGGAGCATCCTGGACTTCCTGCGGGCCGAGTCTCGGGTGGTTTCCGCCGAGCCGATCGGTTTCGCGCACAACGGATTCCACGTCGACAAGGAACAGCGATTCCAGCCACTGCCGCGGGTCGAGGACGATACCCCGCCCGTTGGCCGCCACTCGCGGCACCACAGATCGTCCAGCGGTCGGCGTTACCGCGACGATCCCGACGACTAG
- a CDS encoding glycine betaine ABC transporter substrate-binding protein, translating into MRRFACALAALVLVGVAGCAGDEAQPSVAVGATDDPESALIAHIYAAALRFYGSPAHVAVSPDPLTELDSDDARVVPGFTGRLLHRFVPDSTARSATQVYREMVSALPEGIAAGDYTESAEDKPALAVTAKTAEAWGRDLTAAVRNCDELETGKVDSGLAPPRAIGTCKLPKPREYPDRATMFAAVKSGQINAAWTSTAAPYIPTELLMLSDRTSLIRAENLVPLYRRNELNESQVLALNEVAGVLDTAALADMRAQVEDGTDPGLVAGAFLDEHPLGDS; encoded by the coding sequence GTGCGCCGGTTCGCCTGCGCGCTCGCAGCCCTCGTGCTGGTGGGCGTCGCCGGGTGCGCCGGTGACGAAGCGCAGCCGTCGGTCGCGGTCGGAGCGACCGACGATCCCGAGTCGGCGCTGATCGCGCACATCTACGCCGCAGCCCTGCGGTTCTACGGCAGCCCGGCACACGTCGCGGTGTCGCCGGACCCGCTGACGGAGCTGGACTCGGATGATGCGCGCGTGGTACCCGGCTTCACCGGTCGCCTGCTGCACAGGTTCGTCCCGGACTCGACGGCGCGCTCGGCGACCCAGGTGTACCGGGAGATGGTGTCCGCGCTGCCCGAGGGCATCGCGGCCGGCGACTATACCGAGTCGGCCGAGGACAAACCCGCGCTGGCGGTCACCGCAAAGACCGCCGAGGCGTGGGGCCGGGACTTGACCGCGGCGGTGCGCAACTGCGACGAACTCGAGACCGGCAAGGTGGACTCCGGGCTGGCCCCGCCGCGCGCGATCGGGACGTGCAAACTGCCGAAGCCCCGCGAATACCCCGACCGCGCAACGATGTTCGCAGCGGTCAAGTCGGGCCAGATCAACGCCGCGTGGACGTCGACGGCGGCGCCGTACATCCCGACCGAGCTGTTGATGCTGTCCGATCGCACGTCGTTGATCCGGGCCGAGAACCTGGTGCCGCTGTACCGACGCAACGAGCTCAACGAGTCGCAGGTGCTGGCCCTCAACGAGGTGGCCGGTGTGCTGGACACCGCCGCGCTTGCCGATATGCGCGCGCAGGTCGAGGACGGCACCGATCCGGGGCTCGTCGCAGGTGCGTTCCTCGACGAACACCCGCTGGGCGACTCCTAG
- a CDS encoding DUF417 family protein has translation MTPSAVARFGQLVCRYGLVVVLAWIGVGKYVKMESRVLIEHSPLMSWVYDFLSVGAVAAALGTMEIVSAVLIALRPLWPTLSAAGSALAVILFVGTLSFLFTTPGVVATHAGVLPVLSGMPGQFLLKDLVLIGVAIWTLGESLEARAVTARTPRR, from the coding sequence ATGACACCGAGTGCGGTTGCGCGCTTCGGACAGCTGGTCTGCCGATACGGCCTGGTGGTCGTGCTGGCGTGGATCGGGGTCGGCAAGTACGTGAAGATGGAAAGCCGAGTGCTCATCGAACACAGTCCGCTCATGTCATGGGTCTACGACTTCCTCAGCGTCGGCGCCGTCGCCGCGGCCCTGGGCACGATGGAGATCGTGTCCGCGGTACTGATCGCGCTGCGACCGCTATGGCCCACGTTGTCTGCGGCGGGCAGCGCGCTCGCGGTCATCCTGTTCGTCGGGACGCTGAGCTTCCTCTTCACCACCCCGGGCGTGGTTGCCACCCACGCCGGCGTACTGCCCGTGCTCAGCGGGATGCCCGGACAATTCCTGCTGAAGGATCTCGTCCTGATCGGCGTGGCGATTTGGACGCTCGGCGAGTCGCTGGAAGCACGCGCCGTTACGGCGCGAACGCCTCGTCGATGA
- a CDS encoding multifunctional oxoglutarate decarboxylase/oxoglutarate dehydrogenase thiamine pyrophosphate-binding subunit/dihydrolipoyllysine-residue succinyltransferase subunit: MYRKFREDPSSVDPSWHEFLVDYSPEPTTDSQTSNGQRTAAPVAPPESAPEPAPAPPPRAAESKSAPVKEKPAESAPAKPKAAPAPAPPDGAETQILRGAAAAVVKNMSASLEVPTATSVRAIPAKLMIDNRIVINNHLKRTRGGKVSFTHLIGYAVVQAVKQFPNMNRYFAEVDGKPTAITPEHINLGLAIDLQGKDGNRQLVVAGIKNCENMRFGQFLAGYEDIVRRARDGKLTAEDFSGVTISLTNPGTIGTVHSVPRLMRGQGAIIGVGAMEYPAEFQGASEERIAELGVGKLVTFTSTYDHRIIQGAESGDFLRTVHELLLSDDFFDEIFRELGIPYEPVRWRTDNPDSIEDKNGRVLELIAAYRNRGHLMADIDPLRLDQTRFRSHPDLDVNSHGLTLWDLDREFKVNGFAGAERKKLRDVLGLLRDAYCRHVGVEYTHILEPDQQKWLQERIEVKHEKPTVAEQKYILSKLNAAEAFETFLQTKYVGQKRFSLEGAETVIPMMDAAIDQAAEHGLDEVVIGMPHRGRLNVLANIVGKPYSQIFSEFEGNLNPSQAHGSGDVKYHLGASGNYIQMFGDNDIAVSLVANPSHLEAVDPVLEGLVRAKQDLLDVGEEVDGSKKFSIVPMMLHGDAAFAGQGVVAETLNLALLRGYRTGGTIHIVVNNQIGFTTSPGDSRSSEYCTDVAKMVGAPIFHVNGDDPEACVWVARLAMDFRQKFKKDVVIDMLCYRRRGHNEGDDPSMTQPYMYDVIDTKRGSRKTYTEALIGRGDISMKEAEDALRDYQGQLERVFNEVRELEKHEVAPSASVEADQMVPAGMKTAVDKSLLARIGDAHLAFPEGFNVHPRVKPVLEKRREMAYEGKVDWAFAELLALGSFVAEGKTVRLSGQDTRRGTFTQRHSVIIDRSTGEEFTPLQLLTTNPDGTPTGGKFMVYDSALSEFAAVGFEYGYSVGNPDALVLWEAQFGDFVNGAQSIIDEFISSGEAKWGQLSDVVLLLPHGHEGQGPDHTSGRIERFLLLWAEGSMTIAMPSTPANYFHLLRRHGLDGIHRPLIVFTPKSMLRNKAAVSDLREFTEAKFRSVLEEPTYTDGTGDRSKVKRLLLTSGKIYYELAARKNKDEREDVAIVRIEQLAPLPKRRLNETLDQYPNVEQYFWVQEEPANQGAWPTFGLTLPEVCSDKLSGIKRISRRAMSAPSSGSSKVHAVEQQEIIDEAFAP; encoded by the coding sequence ATGTATCGCAAGTTCCGCGAGGATCCCTCGTCGGTAGATCCGAGTTGGCATGAATTTCTTGTCGACTACTCCCCCGAGCCGACCACCGACAGTCAGACCAGCAACGGACAGCGCACGGCCGCGCCGGTAGCGCCCCCCGAATCCGCACCTGAGCCCGCGCCCGCACCCCCGCCGAGAGCGGCCGAGAGCAAGAGCGCCCCCGTCAAGGAGAAGCCGGCCGAATCCGCGCCTGCGAAGCCGAAGGCGGCCCCGGCGCCGGCCCCGCCGGACGGCGCTGAGACTCAGATTCTGCGCGGAGCCGCGGCCGCGGTCGTCAAGAACATGTCGGCCTCGCTGGAGGTGCCGACCGCGACCAGCGTGCGGGCCATCCCCGCCAAGCTGATGATCGACAACCGGATCGTCATCAACAACCACCTCAAGCGCACGCGCGGCGGCAAGGTCTCCTTCACGCACCTCATCGGTTACGCGGTCGTGCAGGCGGTCAAGCAGTTCCCGAACATGAACCGCTACTTCGCCGAAGTGGACGGCAAGCCCACCGCGATCACCCCTGAACACATCAACCTCGGTCTCGCGATCGACTTGCAGGGTAAGGACGGCAACCGCCAGCTCGTCGTCGCCGGCATCAAGAACTGCGAGAACATGCGCTTCGGCCAGTTCCTCGCCGGTTACGAGGACATCGTGCGACGCGCCCGTGACGGCAAGCTGACCGCCGAAGACTTCAGCGGCGTGACCATTTCGCTGACCAACCCCGGCACCATCGGCACGGTGCACTCGGTGCCGCGGCTGATGCGTGGCCAGGGCGCGATCATCGGTGTCGGCGCGATGGAGTACCCGGCCGAGTTCCAGGGCGCGAGCGAGGAACGCATCGCCGAACTCGGCGTCGGCAAGCTGGTGACCTTCACGTCGACGTACGACCACCGCATCATCCAGGGCGCGGAGTCCGGCGACTTCCTGCGCACGGTGCACGAACTGCTGCTGTCCGACGACTTCTTCGACGAGATCTTCCGCGAACTGGGCATCCCCTACGAGCCGGTGCGATGGCGGACGGACAACCCCGACTCGATCGAAGACAAGAACGGCCGCGTTCTCGAGCTGATCGCGGCGTACCGCAACCGCGGCCACCTGATGGCCGACATCGATCCGCTGCGGCTGGACCAGACCCGGTTCCGCAGCCACCCCGACCTCGACGTGAACAGCCACGGTCTGACGCTGTGGGATCTGGACCGCGAGTTCAAGGTCAACGGCTTCGCCGGTGCGGAGCGCAAGAAGCTGCGCGACGTGCTCGGGTTGCTGCGCGACGCGTACTGCCGTCATGTCGGTGTCGAGTACACCCACATCCTCGAGCCCGATCAGCAGAAGTGGCTGCAGGAGCGCATCGAGGTAAAGCACGAGAAGCCGACTGTCGCCGAGCAGAAGTACATTCTGTCGAAGCTGAACGCCGCCGAGGCGTTCGAGACCTTCCTGCAGACGAAATATGTTGGCCAGAAACGGTTCTCGCTTGAGGGTGCCGAAACCGTGATCCCGATGATGGACGCGGCGATCGACCAGGCGGCCGAACACGGGCTCGACGAGGTCGTGATCGGCATGCCCCACCGCGGCCGGCTCAACGTGCTCGCGAACATCGTCGGCAAGCCGTACTCGCAGATCTTCAGCGAGTTCGAGGGCAACCTCAACCCGTCGCAGGCCCACGGTTCGGGTGACGTGAAGTACCACCTCGGTGCGAGCGGCAACTACATCCAGATGTTCGGCGACAACGACATTGCGGTGTCGCTGGTCGCCAATCCGTCGCACCTCGAGGCCGTCGACCCGGTGCTCGAGGGGCTCGTGCGCGCCAAGCAGGACCTGCTCGACGTCGGAGAAGAAGTCGACGGTTCCAAGAAATTCTCGATCGTGCCGATGATGCTGCACGGCGACGCCGCCTTCGCGGGACAGGGTGTGGTGGCCGAGACGCTGAACCTGGCGCTGCTGCGGGGGTACCGCACCGGCGGGACGATCCACATCGTCGTCAACAACCAGATCGGGTTCACCACGTCGCCGGGCGACTCGCGTTCGTCGGAGTACTGCACCGACGTCGCAAAGATGGTGGGCGCACCCATCTTCCACGTCAACGGCGACGACCCGGAGGCGTGTGTCTGGGTTGCGCGCCTGGCGATGGACTTCCGGCAGAAGTTCAAGAAGGACGTCGTCATCGACATGCTGTGCTACCGCAGGCGCGGGCACAATGAGGGCGACGACCCGTCGATGACGCAGCCGTACATGTACGACGTGATCGACACCAAGCGCGGTTCGCGAAAGACGTACACCGAAGCGCTGATCGGCCGCGGCGACATCTCGATGAAAGAAGCCGAGGACGCGCTGCGCGACTACCAGGGTCAGCTGGAGCGGGTGTTCAACGAGGTTCGTGAACTCGAGAAACACGAGGTCGCACCGAGTGCATCGGTGGAGGCCGACCAGATGGTGCCCGCCGGGATGAAGACCGCAGTGGACAAGTCGCTGCTGGCCCGCATCGGCGATGCACACCTGGCATTCCCCGAGGGCTTCAACGTGCATCCGCGCGTCAAGCCGGTGCTGGAGAAACGCCGCGAGATGGCCTACGAGGGTAAGGTCGACTGGGCGTTCGCCGAGCTGCTGGCGCTGGGATCGTTTGTGGCAGAAGGCAAGACGGTCCGGTTGTCCGGGCAGGACACCCGCCGCGGCACGTTTACGCAGCGGCATTCGGTGATCATCGACCGGTCGACCGGGGAGGAGTTCACGCCGCTGCAGTTGCTGACCACGAACCCCGACGGCACCCCGACGGGTGGCAAGTTCATGGTGTACGACTCCGCGCTGTCGGAGTTCGCAGCGGTGGGCTTCGAGTACGGCTACTCGGTCGGCAACCCCGACGCACTTGTGCTGTGGGAGGCGCAGTTCGGCGACTTCGTCAACGGCGCGCAGTCGATCATCGACGAGTTCATCAGCTCCGGTGAAGCCAAGTGGGGCCAGCTGTCCGACGTCGTGCTGCTGCTGCCGCACGGCCACGAAGGGCAGGGTCCGGACCACACCTCCGGTCGCATCGAGCGGTTCCTGCTGCTGTGGGCCGAGGGGTCGATGACGATCGCGATGCCGTCGACGCCCGCGAACTACTTCCACCTGCTTCGCAGGCATGGTCTGGACGGCATCCACCGGCCATTGATCGTCTTCACGCCGAAGTCGATGCTGCGCAACAAGGCTGCCGTGAGCGATCTGCGGGAGTTCACCGAGGCGAAGTTCCGCTCGGTGCTCGAAGAGCCCACCTATACCGACGGCACGGGTGACCGCAGCAAGGTCAAGCGGCTGCTGTTGACGAGCGGCAAGATCTACTACGAGCTGGCGGCCCGTAAGAACAAGGACGAGCGCGAAGATGTGGCCATCGTTCGTATCGAGCAGCTCGCGCCGTTGCCGAAGCGGCGGCTCAACGAGACGTTGGACCAGTACCCGAATGTCGAGCAGTACTTCTGGGTTCAGGAGGAGCCGGCCAACCAGGGTGCGTGGCCGACGTTCGGGCTGACGCTCCCCGAGGTGTGCTCGGACAAGCTGTCGGGCATCAAGCGGATTTCACGGCGCGCGATGTCGGCGCCGTCGTCAGGGTCGTCGAAGGTGCACGCGGTCGAGCAGCAGGAGATCATCGACGAGGCGTTCGCGCCGTAA
- a CDS encoding FAD-binding oxidoreductase, translating into MSLTERLADIVGPGYVSADADVLASRSVDHTGRYRGRAGVLVRPGSADEVAAVLRECRDAGQYVTVQGGRTSLVAGTVPEHDDVLLSTERLRDIDDVDVVERRIRVGAGVTLAEVQRAASAAGLVFGVDLAARDSATVGGMASTNAGGLRTVRYGNMGEQVIGLDVALPDGSVVRRHSQVRMDNTGYDLASLFIGAEGTLGVITSLDLRLHPAPKSRITAICGFADLDSLIAAGRGFREMDGIAALELIDARASVLTAEHAGVSAPVDGAWQLLIELAGDTDQTERLAEALEEAQLVGEPAVGVDAAAQQRLWQVREAIAEVLGVYGPPLKFDVSLPLSSIAEFATQAVELVAEHAPDAIPVLFGHIGEGNLHLNLVRCVLDPDREHALYSAMMALIARLGGNVSSEHGVGTRKRDYVGMSRTESDIAAMRAVKAAFDPTGYLNPAVLFG; encoded by the coding sequence GTGAGCTTGACCGAGCGGCTGGCCGACATCGTCGGGCCCGGCTATGTCAGCGCCGACGCCGACGTGCTCGCCAGCCGCAGCGTGGACCACACAGGGCGCTACCGCGGGCGGGCGGGTGTGCTGGTGCGGCCCGGCTCCGCCGATGAGGTCGCGGCGGTGCTGCGCGAGTGTCGCGATGCGGGCCAATACGTCACCGTTCAGGGCGGCCGAACCTCACTGGTGGCCGGGACGGTGCCCGAACACGATGACGTGTTGTTGTCCACCGAGCGGCTGCGTGACATCGACGACGTCGACGTCGTGGAGCGGCGGATCCGAGTGGGCGCGGGCGTCACGCTCGCCGAGGTGCAGCGGGCGGCGTCCGCGGCCGGGCTGGTGTTCGGTGTCGACTTGGCCGCCCGCGATTCGGCCACCGTCGGCGGCATGGCGTCGACGAACGCCGGCGGACTGCGCACGGTTCGCTACGGCAACATGGGCGAACAGGTCATCGGCCTGGACGTGGCGCTGCCCGACGGCAGCGTCGTGCGCCGCCACAGTCAGGTCCGAATGGACAACACCGGATACGACCTGGCCTCACTGTTCATCGGCGCCGAGGGCACGCTCGGCGTCATCACCAGCCTGGACCTGAGGCTGCATCCCGCGCCGAAGAGCCGCATCACGGCGATATGCGGGTTCGCCGACCTGGACTCGCTCATCGCCGCCGGTCGCGGCTTCCGCGAGATGGACGGCATCGCGGCGCTGGAGTTGATCGACGCCCGCGCCAGCGTCCTGACCGCTGAGCACGCGGGGGTGTCGGCACCCGTCGACGGCGCGTGGCAGCTGTTGATCGAACTGGCCGGCGACACCGACCAGACCGAACGGCTCGCCGAGGCGCTCGAGGAGGCTCAGCTGGTCGGTGAGCCCGCGGTCGGCGTCGACGCGGCCGCTCAGCAGCGGCTCTGGCAGGTGCGCGAGGCCATCGCCGAAGTGCTCGGCGTGTACGGGCCACCGCTGAAATTCGATGTCTCGCTGCCCCTTTCGTCCATCGCGGAGTTCGCGACCCAAGCCGTCGAGCTGGTTGCCGAGCACGCCCCGGACGCCATCCCGGTGTTGTTCGGCCATATCGGCGAGGGGAATCTGCATCTCAACCTGGTGCGCTGCGTACTGGACCCCGACCGTGAACACGCCCTGTATTCGGCGATGATGGCGCTCATCGCACGGCTGGGCGGCAACGTCAGCTCCGAACACGGCGTCGGCACCCGCAAGCGGGATTACGTGGGCATGTCGCGCACCGAATCCGACATCGCCGCGATGCGGGCGGTGAAGGCGGCGTTCGATCCGACCGGCTACCTCAACCCCGCGGTGCTGTTCGGCTAG
- a CDS encoding multidrug effflux MFS transporter, protein MATSTSVDATATEAAGVAAKSPSRVRMVIVLGLMVALGPLTIDMYLPALPKIGEDLGVSSSVAQLTLTGTLAGLALGQLIVGPLSDSLGRRRPLMAGIVLHMLASLLCLFAPNVAVLGVARTLQGVGAAAAMVVAFAVVGDLFAESAAATVISRIMLVLGAAPVIAPSLGAVVLLKASWHWVFAVLVVMAGALLLVAALALPETLPESHRRPLHVRSIGTTYVEVLRDVRFVVLALVAALGMSGLFAYISGAAFVLQGRYGLDQQVFALVFGAGAFALIGATQFNVVLLRRFPPQRIALWALAAASAAGVVFVGLAVTHTGGLFGFVLPVWAILAAMGLVIPNAPAVALARHPDAAGTAAAVLGAAQFGLGAAIAPLVGVLGNDELALAVVMTVGMVIALVALSLTLRLGGQPASGPENRAQDGVIGDAVPEPA, encoded by the coding sequence ATGGCAACATCAACCTCTGTGGATGCAACGGCTACTGAAGCCGCCGGCGTAGCGGCGAAGTCGCCGAGCCGCGTCCGGATGGTCATCGTCCTGGGGCTGATGGTTGCGCTGGGCCCGTTGACCATCGACATGTATCTGCCCGCGCTACCCAAGATCGGCGAGGACCTCGGGGTGTCGTCGTCGGTCGCGCAGCTGACGCTCACCGGCACGCTGGCCGGTCTCGCGCTCGGGCAGCTCATCGTCGGGCCCCTGTCGGACTCGCTGGGCCGTCGCCGTCCGCTGATGGCCGGAATCGTGCTGCACATGCTGGCGTCGCTGCTGTGCCTGTTCGCGCCGAACGTGGCCGTGCTCGGGGTGGCACGCACGCTGCAGGGGGTTGGTGCCGCCGCAGCGATGGTGGTGGCGTTCGCCGTCGTCGGCGACCTCTTCGCCGAGTCGGCCGCAGCCACGGTCATCTCGAGGATCATGCTGGTGCTCGGCGCCGCACCGGTGATCGCGCCGTCGCTCGGTGCCGTGGTGCTGCTGAAGGCGTCGTGGCATTGGGTGTTCGCGGTGCTGGTGGTCATGGCGGGGGCGCTGCTGTTGGTGGCCGCGCTGGCATTGCCGGAGACGCTGCCGGAGTCCCACCGTCGGCCGCTGCATGTGCGCAGCATCGGGACCACCTATGTCGAGGTGCTGCGTGACGTTCGCTTCGTCGTGCTGGCCCTGGTCGCCGCGCTCGGCATGTCGGGCCTGTTCGCCTATATCTCGGGCGCAGCCTTCGTACTGCAAGGCCGGTACGGACTGGATCAACAGGTCTTCGCGCTCGTGTTCGGCGCGGGGGCCTTCGCGTTGATCGGGGCGACGCAGTTCAACGTCGTGCTGTTGCGCAGGTTCCCACCGCAGCGCATCGCGCTGTGGGCGTTGGCCGCGGCGTCGGCCGCCGGCGTCGTCTTCGTCGGCCTGGCGGTGACGCACACCGGTGGACTGTTCGGCTTCGTGCTCCCCGTGTGGGCGATCCTCGCCGCGATGGGCTTGGTCATTCCCAACGCCCCGGCGGTGGCGCTGGCCCGGCATCCCGACGCGGCAGGCACCGCGGCGGCGGTGCTCGGCGCGGCCCAGTTCGGCCTGGGCGCGGCGATCGCGCCTCTCGTGGGTGTGCTCGGCAACGACGAGCTTGCTCTCGCGGTGGTGATGACGGTCGGTATGGTGATTGCGTTGGTCGCTCTGTCGCTTACGCTGCGCTTGGGGGGCCAGCCGGCCTCCGGCCCTGAGAACAGAGCACAAGACGGCGTCATCGGCGACGCCGTCCCTGAGCCGGCCTGA